A DNA window from Niabella yanshanensis contains the following coding sequences:
- a CDS encoding SH3 domain-containing protein, with the protein MRYPIFLLLTLLIISYVSAQNNNSFYIISSSKVYDMPSTKGKAIGVYARGGVATELKKFNNGWSEILVENGDKAYIPSRFLAASLNARDNYEPDPDDFVLPGEADAEYGSPHLFITAASVKARALFAKNKPVAKIYRTNEPVPVSYLPYDSNRLVKIGGGVFAGDRSAWLFTQRRFLGRKLNFEKTVSEYNTLPKTDTAKRKMLAERIYEMSWRDNKSNNLQGIRLFRNHQKETGNNQLYQQLAFDEFLLKATQEAEQQKSTAFDESPIRFTISGKMLPAHFTEKDILDIPLSRKIITNGTGYPECGVEVTKEYAFDHFKVYHSQTETLTYFPQIRFHQKEIAITIAGFVIDGDTTEETFLKKLGKFVTYDWLDKPHVYYISGDGDALALTFKNGKAVLYEYWFYC; encoded by the coding sequence ATGCGGTATCCTATATTTCTTTTGCTGACCTTATTAATCATCAGCTATGTATCGGCTCAAAATAACAATTCGTTCTATATCATAAGCAGTTCCAAAGTTTATGATATGCCCAGTACAAAAGGTAAAGCTATCGGAGTATATGCCAGAGGTGGAGTAGCCACAGAACTGAAAAAATTTAACAATGGCTGGAGCGAGATACTGGTAGAGAATGGAGATAAAGCTTATATCCCCTCGCGGTTCCTGGCTGCAAGCCTTAATGCAAGAGACAACTATGAACCAGACCCGGATGATTTCGTTTTACCGGGTGAAGCTGATGCGGAATACGGAAGCCCCCATTTATTTATAACCGCAGCAAGCGTAAAAGCGAGGGCTCTGTTCGCCAAAAATAAGCCCGTGGCTAAAATATATCGTACGAATGAACCTGTTCCGGTAAGTTATCTCCCTTATGACTCTAATAGGTTGGTAAAAATAGGTGGCGGTGTATTTGCGGGCGACCGCTCGGCCTGGCTTTTTACACAAAGACGATTCCTGGGACGTAAACTAAATTTTGAAAAAACAGTAAGTGAGTATAATACACTACCCAAAACAGATACGGCGAAAAGAAAAATGCTGGCCGAAAGAATTTATGAAATGAGCTGGCGTGATAACAAAAGTAATAATTTACAAGGCATCCGGCTGTTTAGAAATCACCAGAAAGAGACCGGCAATAACCAGCTATATCAACAGCTGGCATTTGATGAGTTTTTACTGAAAGCCACACAGGAAGCGGAGCAACAAAAGTCTACAGCTTTTGACGAATCTCCTATAAGGTTCACCATTTCGGGTAAAATGCTGCCTGCGCATTTTACTGAAAAAGATATATTAGACATTCCGCTTTCCCGGAAGATCATTACCAATGGAACCGGCTACCCCGAGTGCGGCGTTGAAGTAACTAAAGAGTATGCTTTCGACCATTTTAAAGTATATCATAGTCAAACTGAAACACTCACTTATTTTCCGCAAATCAGGTTTCATCAAAAAGAGATAGCTATCACCATTGCCGGATTTGTGATTGACGGAGACACCACAGAAGAAACGTTCCTGAAAAAGCTGGGGAAGTTTGTGACCTACGATTGGCTGGATAAGCCACATGTTTACTATATCAGCGGGGACGGCGATGCCCTGGCGCTCACTTTTAAAAACGGGAAGGCTGTGCTTTATGAATATTGGTTTTATTGCTGA
- a CDS encoding S41 family peptidase has translation MKIRLIALLLIFCNLAFGQKKFSHKELFEDLAFFGNLLINNDPISTIEEKQASAASLEKALNSFDKTNLTTAEFIKYLRGLKSLTKYDMHAGISFTDTIPPTNLFPLPVIAIDKKLFVNAENDLIPFGSNIRSINGISTSEILYQLTGGDTTNTFKLEKLVNDFFYLYYLFLGNPEQFVIEYSLSNDNESKTITVKGVSVFEYLETDARKIFPLHRDFVFTQYYPEISTYYLSLNSFLWPAVNDTKLTTNPFQHFFDSLFIDIKNKQVRNLIIDLKYNPGGDISVPPLLFSYFIDSSLAINGTFKYPAFIPFQNLVAINNIPIADSLARTTLNKYQHHSIIEGEYAKGTTVQKLFPSPNKSMEIYTSS, from the coding sequence ATGAAAATCCGATTAATTGCCTTGTTATTGATTTTTTGCAACCTGGCTTTTGGGCAAAAAAAATTTTCTCATAAGGAACTGTTTGAAGACTTAGCGTTTTTTGGCAACCTTTTAATTAATAATGATCCGATATCAACTATAGAAGAAAAACAGGCAAGCGCAGCTTCCTTGGAAAAAGCGCTTAACAGTTTCGATAAGACGAACCTAACTACTGCAGAATTCATTAAATATTTAAGAGGCCTGAAATCTCTCACCAAATACGACATGCATGCCGGCATATCTTTTACCGACACGATCCCTCCAACAAATTTATTCCCCTTACCCGTAATTGCGATAGACAAAAAATTGTTTGTTAATGCAGAGAATGACCTGATACCGTTTGGAAGTAACATTCGCAGCATAAATGGTATTAGCACCAGCGAAATTCTATACCAGCTTACCGGAGGTGATACTACAAATACATTCAAATTAGAGAAGTTGGTGAATGATTTTTTCTACCTGTATTACCTGTTTTTGGGAAATCCTGAGCAGTTTGTTATCGAATACTCTTTAAGTAATGACAATGAATCGAAAACAATAACTGTTAAAGGAGTTTCGGTATTTGAATACCTGGAAACGGATGCCAGGAAAATATTTCCGTTACATCGCGACTTTGTGTTTACACAGTATTATCCGGAGATAAGCACTTATTATTTGAGTCTCAACTCTTTTCTCTGGCCCGCTGTTAATGATACAAAACTAACTACCAATCCTTTCCAACATTTTTTCGACAGTTTGTTTATCGACATAAAAAATAAACAGGTGCGCAATCTGATAATTGATCTCAAATACAATCCGGGAGGGGATATAAGCGTACCACCTTTATTGTTTTCCTATTTCATAGATAGTAGCCTCGCTATAAATGGTACTTTTAAATACCCGGCTTTCATCCCCTTTCAAAACCTGGTTGCCATTAATAATATACCAATTGCCGATAGTTTAGCCAGGACAACGCTAAATAAGTATCAACACCATAGCATTATTGAGGGCGAATATGCGAAAGGCACCACGGTGCAGAAGCTATTTCCCAGCCCTAATAAATCAATGGAAATCTATACGTCCTCATAG
- a CDS encoding Lrp/AsnC family transcriptional regulator, with the protein MAVNKYAKEKPTGLSVTLDGKDLDILRMLQQNGRVTVKEIADAVHLSTTPVHERVKRLEQSGIISHYTTILDAAKLGKKLMVICHVSLREHNKIAGSKFIKSILAMNEVLECYSISGEFDFLLKVLTEDMETYYDFHVNKLSQVENVGHVQSTFVMGVVKQTNQLL; encoded by the coding sequence ATGGCGGTAAATAAATATGCAAAAGAAAAACCAACTGGTTTGTCGGTGACATTGGATGGCAAAGACCTGGACATACTCCGGATGTTGCAACAAAATGGGAGGGTAACGGTCAAAGAAATAGCCGATGCCGTTCATTTAAGCACCACGCCGGTACACGAGCGCGTGAAGCGGCTGGAGCAGTCGGGTATTATATCTCACTACACCACTATATTGGATGCTGCAAAGCTGGGCAAAAAGCTGATGGTAATTTGCCATGTATCGTTAAGAGAACATAATAAGATTGCCGGCTCCAAATTCATCAAGTCCATTCTTGCAATGAACGAGGTGCTGGAGTGCTACAGTATCTCAGGCGAGTTTGATTTTTTGCTGAAAGTGCTGACTGAAGATATGGAAACCTATTACGATTTTCATGTAAACAAGCTCAGCCAGGTAGAGAATGTGGGGCATGTACAGAGCACTTTTGTGATGGGCGTAGTGAAGCAGACGAATCAGTTATTGTAA
- the ahcY gene encoding adenosylhomocysteinase produces the protein MSTVTKTQIDFDLKYKVADISLAEWGRKEIRLAEAEMPGLMSIRSEYAASQPLKGARIAGCLHMTIQTAVLIETLIALGAEVKWSSCNIFSTQDHAAAAIAAAGIGVFAWKGQTQAEADWCIEQTLFFGAADRPLNMILDDGGDLTNMVLDTYPELVQHVKGISEETTTGVHRLYERVAKGTLPVPSINVNDSVTKSKFDNKYGCKESLVDSIRRATDVMLAGKIAVVGGYGDVGKGSAASLAGAGCRVIVTEIDPICALQAAMDGFEVKKMIDAVKEADIIVTASGCRDLITGEHFKAMKDKAIVCNIGHFDIEIDVAWLNDNYGNTKDTIKPQVDIYNVDGKDIILLAEGRLVNLGCATGHPSFVMSNSFTNQTLAQIELWTNHDKYENNVYVLPKHLDEKVARLHLAKIGVELDILTDKQSSYLGIPVEGPFKPELYRY, from the coding sequence ATGTCTACAGTTACAAAAACTCAGATTGACTTCGACCTGAAATACAAGGTTGCTGATATTTCACTGGCTGAATGGGGCCGTAAGGAAATTCGCCTTGCTGAAGCTGAAATGCCGGGCCTGATGAGCATCCGTAGTGAGTACGCGGCCTCTCAGCCTTTAAAAGGAGCACGTATTGCCGGTTGCCTGCACATGACTATTCAAACCGCCGTTTTAATTGAAACGCTGATTGCATTAGGTGCTGAAGTAAAATGGAGCTCCTGCAATATTTTCTCTACACAGGATCATGCTGCTGCTGCTATCGCCGCTGCAGGTATTGGAGTATTCGCCTGGAAAGGTCAAACACAGGCTGAGGCTGACTGGTGCATTGAACAAACTTTATTTTTCGGCGCTGCCGACCGCCCCTTAAATATGATTCTTGATGATGGTGGTGATTTGACCAATATGGTATTAGACACTTATCCTGAACTGGTACAGCATGTAAAAGGTATCAGTGAAGAAACAACTACAGGCGTTCACCGTTTATATGAGCGCGTTGCAAAAGGCACTTTACCTGTTCCTTCTATCAACGTTAACGACTCTGTTACCAAATCTAAGTTCGACAACAAATATGGCTGTAAAGAATCTTTAGTTGATTCCATCCGCCGCGCGACAGATGTGATGCTGGCTGGTAAAATTGCAGTTGTAGGTGGTTACGGTGATGTAGGTAAGGGCTCTGCAGCTTCTTTGGCTGGTGCCGGTTGCCGTGTTATTGTAACCGAGATCGACCCAATTTGTGCTTTACAGGCTGCTATGGACGGTTTTGAAGTGAAGAAAATGATTGATGCGGTGAAAGAAGCGGATATCATCGTAACCGCTTCGGGTTGCCGCGACCTGATCACCGGCGAACATTTTAAGGCAATGAAAGACAAAGCAATCGTTTGTAATATCGGTCACTTTGATATTGAAATTGATGTTGCCTGGTTAAATGATAACTATGGCAATACCAAAGACACGATCAAACCACAGGTAGATATTTATAATGTAGATGGCAAAGACATTATCCTGTTGGCTGAAGGTCGCCTGGTAAACCTGGGCTGTGCTACGGGGCACCCCAGCTTTGTAATGAGTAACTCCTTCACTAACCAGACTTTGGCTCAAATTGAACTGTGGACTAACCACGACAAGTATGAGAACAATGTATACGTGCTGCCTAAGCATCTGGATGAAAAGGTTGCCCGTTTACACCTTGCTAAAATTGGTGTAGAGCTGGATATACTAACTGATAAGCAGTCTTCCTATTTAGGTATTCCTGTAGAAGGACCCTTTAAGCCTGAGTTATACAGATATTAA